Proteins encoded by one window of Anaerosalibacter sp. Marseille-P3206:
- a CDS encoding DUF3343 domain-containing protein, which translates to MYYIFYSTNDVFKGEEILRDNNIDYKIVPTPIKDSVYCGVCLFSDVSIDTIQNLLDSNESGDGPLTHKYIIMG; encoded by the coding sequence ATGTATTATATATTTTATAGTACTAATGACGTTTTTAAAGGTGAAGAAATACTAAGGGATAACAATATTGATTATAAGATTGTACCTACACCAATTAAGGACAGTGTTTATTGTGGAGTATGCCTTTTTTCAGATGTAAGCATAGATACTATTCAAAATTTACTCGACTCAAATGAGTCAGGGGACGGTCCCTTGACTCATAAATATATAATTATGGGGTGA
- a CDS encoding MurR/RpiR family transcriptional regulator codes for MQNDDLFSIIENKYDTFTTAEKKIADYVETFSKDVLYLSISDLAESCNVGDATVSRFCKSLNLNGYQEFKMLLAQSLSNKNNYIYSGLSGEIKSEDTVEELSQKVLMSSLSTLNETFQLLNFDNIRKCVDMISSSRIISFFGAGSSGSIALDARDRFARIIPNTCCILDSHMQLMEAALMNEEDLAIAFSYSGSTKNTIDILKLAKNNGAKTICITRFRKSPITEYADITLLCGSVEGPLQGGALSTKIAQLYIVDILYSEFFKQHNEICQKNKEKTTKAISSKLL; via the coding sequence ATGCAAAATGATGACCTATTTAGTATAATTGAAAATAAATATGATACTTTTACTACAGCAGAAAAAAAAATAGCTGATTATGTAGAAACTTTCTCTAAAGATGTATTATACTTATCTATATCAGATTTGGCAGAATCCTGTAATGTTGGAGATGCTACTGTTTCTAGGTTTTGTAAAAGCCTAAATCTAAACGGATATCAAGAATTTAAGATGTTACTCGCCCAAAGTTTATCTAATAAAAATAATTATATATACTCAGGATTATCAGGAGAAATCAAATCAGAAGACACAGTAGAAGAATTGTCACAAAAAGTTTTAATGAGTAGCCTTTCTACATTAAATGAAACCTTCCAACTTCTCAATTTTGATAATATAAGAAAATGTGTAGATATGATATCATCATCTAGAATAATAAGCTTTTTTGGTGCAGGTTCTTCTGGTTCAATAGCTTTAGATGCTAGAGATAGATTTGCCCGCATTATACCAAATACATGCTGTATACTAGACTCTCATATGCAATTAATGGAAGCTGCCTTGATGAATGAGGAGGATTTAGCTATAGCATTTTCCTACAGTGGCTCTACAAAAAATACTATAGATATTCTAAAGCTTGCTAAAAATAATGGTGCAAAAACCATTTGCATAACAAGATTTAGAAAATCTCCCATTACAGAATATGCAGATATAACGTTACTCTGTGGATCTGTAGAAGGCCCATTACAAGGAGGAGCATTATCAACAAAAATTGCCCAACTATACATCGTGGACATACTCTATAGCGAATTCTTTAAACAACACAATGAAATATGCCAAAAAAATAAGGAAAAAACCACAAAGGCAATTTCCTCAAAATTACTATAA
- a CDS encoding REP-associated tyrosine transposase, with amino-acid sequence MRMPRQKSQTYVYHIMVRGNEKKKIFLDDEDREKLLDIISLKSNNNEFCIYAYCLMDNHIHLIMKEISEDISTIMSKINTTYAFYFNKKYDRVGHVFQGRFKSEPIETEEYLLTAVRYVHNNPVKAKIVKKREDYIWSSYRSYLSETYALDCLNTDFVLSLFSQCNSKAMILFKEYSRLENEDEFIDIQDFEIIERKNLKTPEEVEDFTEEFLDKNKISFDELMKNRKNIKLRNRLIYEIKTQSNFSNRDLENILGINRNIIQRVK; translated from the coding sequence ATGAGAATGCCTCGGCAAAAAAGTCAAACTTATGTATATCATATTATGGTTCGTGGAAATGAAAAGAAAAAAATATTTTTAGATGATGAAGACAGAGAAAAACTATTAGACATTATATCTTTAAAAAGTAATAATAATGAATTTTGTATTTATGCTTATTGTCTTATGGACAATCATATACATTTGATAATGAAAGAAATAAGTGAAGATATTTCTACTATTATGAGTAAAATTAATACTACCTATGCTTTTTATTTTAATAAGAAATATGATAGAGTAGGTCATGTTTTTCAGGGAAGGTTTAAAAGTGAGCCTATAGAAACTGAGGAGTATTTATTAACTGCAGTTAGATATGTACATAATAATCCTGTTAAAGCAAAGATAGTAAAAAAAAGGGAAGATTATATTTGGAGTAGCTATAGATCATATTTAAGTGAGACTTATGCTCTTGATTGTCTAAATACAGATTTTGTACTTTCTCTGTTTTCACAGTGTAATTCAAAAGCTATGATCTTATTTAAGGAATATTCAAGACTTGAAAATGAAGATGAGTTTATTGATATTCAAGATTTTGAAATTATTGAGAGAAAGAATTTGAAAACTCCAGAAGAGGTGGAAGATTTTACAGAAGAATTCTTAGATAAAAATAAAATATCATTTGATGAATTAATGAAAAATAGAAAAAATATAAAGTTAAGAAATAGATTGATATATGAAATAAAGACTCAATCTAATTTTTCAAACAGAGATTTGGAGAATATATTAGGTATTAATAGAAATATTATACAAAGAGTAAAGTGA
- a CDS encoding acyl-CoA thioesterase, with protein sequence MEKVKVSRLVKSEDLNHHGTLFAGRMAEWFVESCFVCAAKETERPDNIVCVNVHGLTFTQPANRGDIINIETVMVKAGRSSFTVHGKITKNNSDYVLSDGFITFVFVDENGKSMPHNIILDEPENEEEKIFRERANNL encoded by the coding sequence ATGGAAAAAGTAAAAGTATCACGTTTAGTTAAGTCTGAAGATTTGAATCATCATGGTACATTATTTGCTGGTAGAATGGCTGAATGGTTTGTGGAGTCTTGCTTTGTATGTGCAGCTAAAGAAACCGAAAGACCTGATAATATAGTTTGTGTTAATGTACATGGGCTTACATTTACGCAACCTGCAAATAGAGGAGACATTATTAATATTGAAACTGTCATGGTTAAAGCTGGAAGAAGTAGCTTTACTGTTCATGGTAAAATAACTAAAAACAATTCAGATTATGTATTATCAGATGGATTTATTACTTTTGTATTTGTTGATGAAAACGGAAAATCTATGCCCCACAATATTATTCTTGATGAACCTGAAAATGAAGAAGAAAAAATATTTAGAGAAAGAGCTAATAATCTATAA
- a CDS encoding ABC transporter substrate-binding protein gives MKKIVALLLVLVLSFSVFTGCGNKNVSEQGNVEKTEETQKVEDVLYTVINSGTTMDTQFDHLWVNRGELFKVLTFRSLFLPDATLTNVKPDLASDYKISEDGLTYTITMKDGVTWHDGEPVTAEDVVWSIGTSLKASLLNAIYSGAFSKIEGAEEWKAGTADSLSGLTYEGNTITMKLTNPVGNMLNVLGQFAIYPKHLLKDEDPLEIHNAKFWQKPIGNGMYKIDEFKPGNYLSLVPYENYDGEKPKISKVVLNIISDPVAAAQAGQLDIYNTNAANEISELKNIDGLTAEPVDILFYRYFVMNLKDENGKPNEKLDDVRIRKALLYAIDRKTLEEKMFTGLAQIHNTGVPSSYDEYYKSAEDYEYNPEKAKQLLEDAGFDFSKTLKLRYYYDDQASIDFMEAIAQYWTEVGIKVDVQKFQGDATSEIFTTRDHDIVLKGLSAFGYEEWYGEYASDNTNFVRILGKEGVFDDKINELRETTDSEKRAEILQDLQKLEQEYLYKLPLLGLQNIYFIRTDKVKTVGEFGNPWYNYDRHFEEWEIIK, from the coding sequence ATGAAAAAAATAGTTGCATTACTGTTAGTTTTGGTATTATCTTTTTCAGTTTTTACCGGTTGTGGTAATAAGAATGTTTCCGAGCAAGGTAATGTAGAGAAAACTGAAGAAACTCAAAAAGTTGAAGACGTATTGTATACAGTTATTAATTCTGGTACAACTATGGATACTCAATTTGATCATTTATGGGTAAATCGTGGTGAGTTATTTAAGGTATTAACATTTAGAAGTTTATTTTTACCAGATGCTACATTAACTAATGTAAAACCGGATTTAGCTTCTGATTATAAAATATCTGAAGATGGTTTGACTTATACTATTACTATGAAGGATGGAGTAACTTGGCATGATGGAGAACCTGTTACTGCAGAAGATGTAGTTTGGAGTATTGGAACTTCTTTAAAAGCTTCTTTGTTAAATGCTATTTACTCAGGTGCTTTTAGTAAAATAGAAGGTGCAGAAGAGTGGAAAGCTGGAACTGCTGATAGCTTAAGTGGTTTAACTTATGAAGGAAATACTATAACTATGAAATTAACTAATCCTGTTGGGAATATGCTTAATGTATTAGGTCAATTTGCAATTTATCCTAAACATCTTTTAAAAGATGAAGACCCATTGGAAATTCACAATGCAAAGTTTTGGCAAAAACCTATTGGAAATGGAATGTATAAAATTGATGAATTTAAACCTGGCAATTATCTATCTTTAGTTCCATATGAAAACTATGATGGAGAAAAGCCTAAGATTTCTAAAGTGGTATTAAATATTATTTCCGATCCAGTAGCAGCTGCTCAAGCAGGACAGTTAGATATTTATAATACTAATGCTGCAAATGAAATAAGCGAATTGAAAAACATTGATGGTTTAACAGCTGAACCTGTGGATATATTATTCTATCGTTATTTTGTTATGAATCTTAAAGACGAAAATGGTAAGCCTAATGAAAAATTAGATGATGTTAGAATAAGAAAAGCTTTACTTTATGCTATCGATAGAAAGACTTTAGAAGAAAAAATGTTTACTGGTTTAGCACAAATTCATAATACTGGAGTTCCATCATCATATGATGAATATTACAAGTCAGCAGAAGATTACGAATACAATCCTGAAAAAGCAAAACAACTTCTTGAAGATGCAGGATTTGATTTTTCTAAGACTCTAAAATTAAGATATTACTATGATGACCAAGCATCTATAGATTTTATGGAAGCTATTGCTCAATATTGGACAGAAGTTGGAATAAAAGTTGATGTTCAAAAATTCCAAGGGGATGCTACTTCTGAAATCTTTACTACTAGGGATCATGATATTGTATTAAAAGGTCTTTCAGCATTTGGTTATGAAGAGTGGTATGGTGAATATGCTTCAGATAATACTAACTTTGTAAGAATTTTAGGTAAAGAAGGCGTATTTGACGATAAGATAAACGAGTTAAGAGAAACTACAGATTCTGAAAAACGTGCTGAAATACTTCAAGATTTACAAAAGTTAGAACAAGAATATTTATATAAATTGCCATTGCTTGGTTTACAAAATATCTATTTTATAAGGACAGATAAGGTTAAGACTGTTGGAGAATTTGGAAACCCATGGTATAACTATGACAGACACTTTGAAGAGTGGGAAATCATTAAATAA
- a CDS encoding ABC transporter permease, translating into MLKYFVKKLLAIIPMLLLVSALVFFALELSPVDPINYLASPDMTSTENLEALRESLGLNDPVYIRYFRWLSNILKGDFGYSISTGAKISDLIKLRLPATLELSIIAIVLSTILGIGLGLISAIKQNSIVDYIGRIIGVVGISIPQFFFGIVVIQIFAIKLGWLPFGGRLTVDAKSFADRIPNMILPSFTMAISMTAALLRYTRNSMLDVLNKDYIKTARSKGIPEWKVYIKHAFRNSLGPILVLLAFRLPLLVGGSVVIESVFSYPGIGSLILAGVSSNDYPVIMITTLMVAVAILLSSFLVDLVTAVLDPRVRFDK; encoded by the coding sequence ATGTTAAAATATTTTGTCAAAAAGTTGCTAGCAATAATCCCCATGTTGTTATTAGTTAGTGCTTTAGTTTTTTTTGCGTTAGAACTTTCACCTGTAGACCCTATTAACTATTTAGCTTCTCCAGATATGACATCAACTGAGAATTTAGAAGCACTTAGAGAATCTCTTGGTTTGAATGATCCTGTTTATATACGATATTTTCGTTGGTTATCAAATATTCTCAAAGGAGATTTTGGATACAGTATTTCAACTGGAGCAAAAATAAGTGATTTGATTAAGTTAAGACTTCCTGCAACTTTGGAATTATCTATTATAGCAATTGTATTGTCCACTATACTTGGAATTGGTTTGGGACTTATATCTGCTATTAAGCAAAATTCTATTGTGGATTATATTGGCAGAATAATTGGAGTAGTAGGGATATCTATTCCTCAATTTTTCTTTGGAATTGTGGTGATTCAGATATTTGCCATCAAGTTAGGATGGCTACCTTTTGGTGGGCGTTTAACAGTTGATGCTAAATCTTTTGCAGATAGGATACCAAATATGATTTTGCCGTCTTTTACTATGGCTATATCCATGACAGCTGCTTTACTTAGATATACAAGAAACTCTATGTTAGACGTTTTGAATAAAGACTATATTAAAACTGCTAGAAGTAAAGGAATTCCAGAGTGGAAGGTTTATATTAAACATGCTTTTAGAAACTCTTTAGGTCCAATACTTGTACTTCTTGCTTTTAGACTTCCTCTTTTAGTTGGAGGTTCTGTTGTTATAGAGTCTGTATTTTCATATCCAGGGATAGGTTCATTGATTTTAGCTGGAGTTTCATCAAATGATTATCCAGTTATAATGATTACGACTTTAATGGTTGCTGTTGCAATTCTTTTATCTAGTTTTTTAGTAGATTTAGTGACCGCTGTATTAGATCCTAGGGTTAGATTTGATAAATAG
- the opp4C gene encoding oligopeptide ABC transporter permease codes for MATNEAVINKTKKSSLAKRSWNKMLRNKLAMIGLIIFVIMVLASVLAPLLTSYNPSTVDMDSITLAPSREHLLGTDKLGRDVFARILYGGRVSVYVSICGALVGTLIGTILGGIAGYFGGKIDKFLVRLSEVFLTFPNMILILILVGIVGQGVNNLIIIFSLTGWMTTFRMVRNEFLSLREETYVEVCKAFGISEVSIMFKHILPNTLSPIMVSTTLNIAGYILQEAGLSFLGLGVPSTIPTWGNIMNAAKSVEVLKNYWWLWLSPGLVISIFVLAINYLGDGLRDVLDPKQ; via the coding sequence ATGGCAACTAATGAAGCAGTTATTAATAAAACTAAGAAATCAAGCTTGGCAAAGAGAAGTTGGAATAAAATGTTGAGGAATAAGTTGGCGATGATTGGATTGATTATCTTTGTCATTATGGTATTAGCTTCTGTATTAGCTCCTTTATTGACTTCTTATAATCCTTCTACTGTAGATATGGACAGTATAACTTTGGCTCCTAGTAGAGAGCATTTACTTGGAACGGATAAATTGGGTAGAGATGTTTTCGCTAGGATACTATATGGAGGACGTGTTTCTGTTTATGTTAGTATTTGCGGTGCTTTGGTTGGAACGCTAATAGGAACAATTTTAGGAGGTATAGCAGGTTACTTTGGAGGTAAAATTGATAAGTTTTTAGTTCGATTATCTGAAGTTTTTTTAACTTTTCCGAATATGATTTTGATTCTTATTTTAGTTGGAATTGTTGGGCAGGGTGTGAATAATCTCATTATAATATTTTCCCTAACTGGATGGATGACTACTTTTAGAATGGTTAGGAATGAATTTCTTTCTCTTAGAGAAGAAACATATGTAGAAGTATGCAAGGCTTTTGGCATTTCTGAGGTATCTATAATGTTTAAGCATATTCTACCAAATACTCTAAGCCCTATTATGGTTTCAACTACCTTAAATATTGCAGGATATATTTTACAAGAAGCAGGGCTTAGTTTTTTGGGACTTGGTGTTCCTAGTACAATTCCTACTTGGGGAAATATTATGAATGCTGCTAAGTCTGTTGAGGTATTGAAAAATTATTGGTGGCTATGGCTATCACCTGGTTTGGTTATATCTATATTTGTTTTAGCTATTAACTATCTAGGGGACGGTCTACGTGATGTCCTTGATCCAAAACAATAG